A region from the Geotrypetes seraphini chromosome 10, aGeoSer1.1, whole genome shotgun sequence genome encodes:
- the B3GALT2 gene encoding beta-1,3-galactosyltransferase 2, with protein MLQWRRRHYCFAKMAWNNKRSLFRIHLIGLLSLAFLFAMFLFCNHHDWLPVRAGFKENPVAYTIRGFKSTRSETNSSLRNIWKEAVPQTPRPQAATNTNNTELSPQGVTGLGNTLGANGSIYNEKGTGHPSSYFKYIINEPEKCKEKNPFLILLIAAEPGQTEARQAIRQTWGNESLASGIQIVRVFMLGLNVKSNEYLQSAILDESRQHHDIIQQEYLDTYYNLTIKTLMGINWVTTYCPHISYVMKTDSDMFVNTEYLIHKLLKPDLPPRHNYFTGYLMRGYAPNRNKDSKWYMPPDLYPSERYPVFCSGTGYVFSGDLAEKIFKVSLSIRHLHLEDVYVGICLAKLRIDPVPPPNEFVFNHWRVSYSSCKYSHLITSHQFQPSELIKYWNHLQQNKHNACANAAKEKAGKYRHRKLH; from the coding sequence ATGCTTCAGTGGAGGAGACGACACTACTGCTTTGCTAAGATGGCTTGGAATAATAAGAGATCCCTGTTTCGCATCCACCTCATTGGGCTTCTGTCGCTGGCATTTCTTTTTGCCATGTTTTTGTTCTGTAACCATCATGACTGGCTGCCAGTGCGAGCTGGATTCAAAGAAAACCCTGTGGCTTACACTATACGAGGATTTAAGTCAACAAGAAGTGAGACCAACAGCTCCCTGAGGAATATATGGAAGGAGGCAGTCCCTCAAACTCCTAGGCCTCAGGCAGCAACTAACACCAACAACACGGAGCTGTCACCACAGGGGGTCACTGGATTAGGGAACACTCTCGGGGCCAATGGGAGTATTTACAATGAAAAGGGCACTGGGCATCCAAGCTCTTACTTTAAATACATCATAAATGAACCTGAGAAATGCAAGGAAAAAAATCCCTTTCTAATATTGCTCATAGCTGCAGAACCAGGCCAAACAGAAGCCAGACAAGCTATTCGTCAAACTTGGGGAAATGAAAGCTTGGCATCTGGCATCCAAATTGTTCGCGTTTTTATGCTGGGTTTAAACGTTAAGTCAAATGAATATTTACAGAGCGCCATTCTGGACGAAAGCAGACAACATCATGATATTATTCAACAAGAATATTTAGACACTTATTACAATTTGACTATTAAAACTTTAATGGGTATAAACTGGGTCACTACCTACTGTCCGCACATCTCATATGTCATGAAAACAGACAGTGACATGTTTGTTAATACTGAGTATTTGATACACAAGCTGCTGAAGCCAGACTTACCACCCAGGCACAACTATTTCACAGGGTACTTGATGAGAGGGTACGCACCAAATCGAAACAAGGATAGCAAGTGGTACATGCCACCAGATTTGTATCCAAGTGAGCGCTACCCTGTGTTTTGCTCTGGGACCGGTTACGTGTTTTCTGGGGATCTTGCGGAAAAGATCTTTAAAGTCTCTCTTAGCATCCGTCACTTGCACTTGGAGGATGTATATGTGGGCATCTGTCTTGCCAAACTGCGAATTGACCCCGTGCCCCCACCCAATGAGTTTGTCTTTAATCACTGGCGCGTTTCATATTCCAGCTGTAAATACAGTCACCTAATTACTTCCCATCAGTTCCAACCCAGTGAGCTCATTAAATATTGGAACCATTTACAACAAAATAAGCACAATGCCTGTGCCAATGCAGCAAAAGAAAAAGCTGGAAAGTATCGCCATCGTAAACTGCactga